The proteins below come from a single Sinorhizobium fredii genomic window:
- a CDS encoding potassium transporter Kup, with amino-acid sequence MTASVDHAPAQGRGLRQFLALMLGSVGVVYGDIGTSPLYAFREALRPFAAGGVERAEIIGLISLVIWTLTIIVTIKYVILLLRADNNGEGGTLALLALLMKKGTRYPVLMFFTGIFGASLFVGDAMITPALSVLSAVEGLKLVTPALHDYVLPISVAIMVLLFAVQSRGTGAVSIFFGPITLIWFLVLGAAGVAHIGDDLAILGAFNPVHAVVFLWNAGLVGFIVLGAVFLTVTGAEALYADLGHFGRAPIQAAWIAVVFPALTLNYLGQGALILSHPEAISDPFFLMFPSWALLPVVLLATLATIIASQSVITGAFSLVRQAIHLGFLPRFEICYTSETHTGQIYLPLVNTALLIGVLVLLFVFGSSESLAPAYGVSITGAMLIDTILAFEFVRRQWGWAVLTAIAVLLPLFLLEMVFLGANLFKIHHGGFVPILFAGTLITIMWTWRRGVQLLREKTARLEVPLDQFIAAVERKSEHAPVEVPGTAIFLTATPETTPSVLLHNIKHNHVLHEHNVILTIKTARVPYVAEKDRYTLTKLSDRFSKLELRFGFMDDQNVSRALARCRKEGFKFEIMSTSFYLGRRKLVPDPASGMPRWQDRLFIAMADSAIDPTDYFHLPANRVVELGEQVII; translated from the coding sequence ATGACCGCCTCCGTCGACCATGCACCGGCACAGGGCCGTGGCCTGCGCCAGTTTCTCGCCCTGATGCTCGGATCCGTGGGAGTGGTCTATGGCGACATCGGCACCAGCCCCCTCTATGCGTTTCGTGAGGCATTGCGGCCCTTTGCGGCGGGCGGTGTCGAGCGGGCAGAGATCATCGGCCTCATCTCGCTGGTCATCTGGACGCTGACGATCATCGTGACAATTAAATACGTGATCCTGCTGCTTCGCGCCGACAACAATGGCGAGGGCGGCACCTTGGCCCTGCTTGCCCTGCTGATGAAGAAGGGCACCAGGTATCCGGTACTGATGTTCTTCACCGGCATTTTCGGTGCGTCGCTCTTCGTCGGCGACGCAATGATTACACCGGCGCTCTCGGTGCTCTCCGCCGTCGAGGGGCTGAAGCTCGTGACGCCGGCCTTGCACGACTACGTGCTGCCGATCTCGGTCGCGATCATGGTGCTGTTGTTTGCCGTTCAGTCGCGTGGCACCGGCGCGGTCTCGATCTTCTTCGGGCCGATCACCCTCATCTGGTTTTTGGTCCTGGGCGCAGCCGGCGTGGCCCATATCGGCGACGATCTCGCAATCCTCGGAGCCTTCAATCCCGTGCACGCCGTCGTTTTCCTATGGAATGCCGGCCTCGTTGGCTTCATCGTTCTTGGGGCGGTGTTTCTGACGGTCACGGGAGCGGAAGCTCTCTACGCCGATCTGGGGCATTTCGGCCGCGCCCCGATCCAGGCGGCCTGGATTGCGGTCGTATTCCCGGCGCTGACCTTGAACTATCTCGGACAAGGCGCGCTGATCCTGTCGCATCCGGAGGCGATCTCCGACCCGTTTTTCCTGATGTTTCCGAGCTGGGCCCTGTTGCCGGTGGTGCTCCTTGCGACGCTCGCGACCATCATTGCCAGCCAGTCGGTAATAACCGGCGCGTTCTCGCTCGTGCGGCAAGCCATCCACCTCGGCTTCCTGCCTCGCTTCGAGATCTGCTACACCTCGGAAACCCATACTGGCCAGATCTACCTGCCCTTGGTCAACACGGCGCTCCTCATCGGGGTGCTCGTCCTTTTGTTTGTGTTCGGCAGTTCCGAATCCCTCGCGCCCGCCTATGGCGTCTCGATCACCGGTGCCATGCTGATCGACACGATTCTCGCGTTCGAGTTCGTTCGCCGGCAGTGGGGCTGGGCTGTGCTGACTGCCATTGCAGTCCTACTCCCCTTGTTCCTGCTGGAAATGGTCTTTCTCGGCGCCAACCTCTTCAAGATTCACCATGGCGGCTTCGTACCCATCCTTTTCGCCGGAACGTTGATCACGATCATGTGGACCTGGCGGCGAGGCGTGCAGCTTCTGCGCGAGAAGACTGCGCGTCTGGAAGTGCCGCTCGACCAGTTCATCGCTGCCGTCGAACGAAAATCCGAGCACGCTCCGGTCGAAGTGCCGGGAACGGCGATCTTCCTGACCGCCACGCCCGAGACCACGCCGTCCGTCCTCCTGCACAACATCAAGCACAATCATGTGCTTCACGAGCACAACGTCATCCTGACCATCAAAACGGCAAGGGTGCCCTATGTCGCGGAGAAGGATCGCTACACGCTGACGAAGCTCTCCGACCGGTTCAGCAAGCTCGAGCTGAGGTTCGGCTTCATGGATGACCAGAATGTCTCACGGGCGCTGGCGCGCTGCCGCAAGGAAGGTTTTAAATTCGAGATCATGTCGACGTCCTTCTATCTCGGCCGGCGCAAGCTCGTTCCGGACCCCGCTTCGGGTATGCCGAGATGGCAGGACAGGCTGTTCATAGCGATGGCTGACTCGGCAATTGACCCGACCGACTACTTCCATCTGCCCGCCAACCGCGTCGTCGAGTTGGGGGAACAAGTGATCATTTAG
- a CDS encoding GGDEF domain-containing protein → MAKDTSRLFELFETSPVLVAAYDEFDRLRYANEAFRSAYFVAPDETPLWPDLMRRNFHAQRGTVIRAGDFEKWLRSTQSRRGKVGFRSFETDLFDGRWLWMTETVEKDGWMLCVATDVTGLRVKARTVRQDRDLAIKASYTDELTGVANRRFVTARIEDMLQQSSPGCLCVLDIDRFKSINDQFGHQTGDAILRDFATRIHRLVRRTDCFGRVGGEEFVLTLPATPVEQAKLILERMLASVRKSRPLQERPDFGYTFSAGIAGAQPGDTAISLYARADRALYMAKLAGRDRIHVDETDSDRPAVAG, encoded by the coding sequence ATGGCGAAGGATACCAGTCGACTCTTTGAACTCTTCGAGACCTCTCCGGTTCTCGTCGCCGCCTATGACGAGTTCGACAGGCTGCGCTACGCCAACGAGGCATTCCGGTCAGCCTATTTCGTCGCACCGGATGAGACGCCGCTATGGCCGGACTTGATGCGGCGGAACTTTCATGCCCAACGCGGAACCGTCATTCGCGCGGGAGATTTCGAAAAATGGCTGCGATCGACCCAGTCGCGCCGCGGCAAGGTCGGCTTCAGGTCTTTTGAAACCGATCTGTTCGACGGGCGCTGGCTTTGGATGACCGAAACCGTCGAGAAGGATGGCTGGATGCTTTGCGTGGCCACCGATGTGACCGGTCTCAGGGTGAAGGCGCGCACGGTGCGACAGGATCGTGATCTGGCCATCAAGGCCTCCTATACCGACGAACTAACCGGCGTCGCCAACCGCCGTTTCGTGACGGCGAGAATCGAGGACATGCTGCAGCAGAGCTCGCCAGGCTGCCTCTGCGTGCTGGACATCGACCGTTTCAAGAGCATCAACGACCAGTTCGGCCATCAGACCGGTGATGCAATCCTGAGGGATTTCGCGACGCGCATTCACCGCCTGGTGCGGCGCACCGACTGCTTCGGGAGGGTCGGCGGCGAGGAATTCGTGCTTACCCTACCGGCCACGCCCGTCGAGCAGGCTAAATTGATTCTCGAAAGAATGCTCGCCTCCGTGCGCAAGTCCCGTCCGCTTCAGGAGCGGCCCGATTTCGGATACACGTTTTCGGCCGGCATCGCGGGTGCTCAGCCGGGCGACACTGCGATCAGCCTCTATGCCCGTGCGGACCGGGCCCTCTACATGGCCAAGCTCGCCGGCCGGGACCGCATTCACGTGGATGAAACCGATTCCGACCGACCGGCGGTTGCCGGATAG